One window from the genome of Egibacteraceae bacterium encodes:
- a CDS encoding methyl-accepting chemotaxis protein gives MTSPTAQGATIGRQILLGHLATMVVLLALIVVALTAVLQLRATYDAVLRREVPQVIGAYQLDYVAAQKAADNRAYLLTGDRAHLDRLAGHDARFEQVLEDMEARARTQTGRQLMADVREAKTDWDAAVASALESAEGLAPAEVAALAAQRLFPTRDALANALHQVISWQNRLIDEAQATAASRSRLAIALVVGLGMAALAIAVAVGGWVTRGTNKRLQSVALDIDAAATEILAGTSQQVTGAAEQAAAVQETVTTVEELTQTADQSAERARSVAARAQRSAEVAEAGTRSVDATARGMEEIRAQVDSIACTVLGLTEHTKAISDIVDAVDDIAERTHLLALNASIEAARAGEQGRGFGVVAGEVRALADEGRQATARVGALLGEIQQGATTAVMATEDGMKSVAEGVRRVEEAGQTIAELAETVRAATLAAEQIAASSSQQAVATSQIDEGMRNIDQVMEQNVASARQMEQAARALDGIADRLKALVGADSVGR, from the coding sequence GTGACTTCCCCTACCGCACAGGGCGCGACCATTGGCCGCCAGATCCTCCTGGGTCACCTGGCGACCATGGTCGTGCTGCTCGCGCTCATCGTCGTCGCGCTCACCGCCGTCCTGCAGCTCAGGGCCACCTACGACGCCGTCCTCCGCCGCGAGGTCCCGCAGGTCATCGGCGCGTACCAGCTCGACTACGTCGCCGCGCAGAAGGCCGCCGACAACCGCGCCTACCTGCTCACCGGCGATCGGGCCCATCTCGACCGGCTGGCGGGCCATGACGCCCGGTTCGAGCAGGTTCTCGAGGACATGGAGGCGCGCGCGCGCACCCAGACCGGCCGGCAGCTGATGGCCGACGTCCGCGAGGCCAAGACGGACTGGGACGCGGCGGTGGCGAGTGCGCTGGAAAGCGCGGAGGGGCTGGCACCCGCAGAGGTCGCAGCCCTCGCCGCACAGCGGCTGTTCCCGACGCGGGACGCCCTGGCGAACGCGCTGCACCAGGTGATCAGCTGGCAGAACCGGCTCATCGACGAGGCGCAGGCCACCGCGGCTTCCCGTTCGCGCCTGGCGATCGCGCTGGTCGTCGGCCTGGGGATGGCCGCGCTCGCGATCGCCGTCGCCGTCGGCGGCTGGGTCACGCGGGGCACGAACAAGCGGCTGCAATCCGTCGCGCTCGACATCGACGCCGCCGCCACGGAGATCCTCGCCGGCACGTCGCAGCAGGTGACCGGGGCCGCCGAGCAGGCCGCCGCGGTCCAGGAGACGGTCACGACGGTGGAGGAGCTGACGCAGACCGCCGACCAGAGCGCCGAGCGGGCGCGGTCGGTGGCGGCCAGGGCGCAGCGCTCGGCTGAGGTCGCCGAAGCCGGCACCCGGTCGGTTGACGCCACAGCGAGGGGGATGGAGGAGATCCGCGCCCAGGTGGACTCGATCGCGTGCACGGTGCTCGGGCTGACCGAACACACGAAGGCGATCTCCGACATCGTCGACGCGGTCGACGACATCGCCGAGCGCACGCACCTGCTGGCGCTCAACGCCTCCATCGAGGCGGCCCGCGCGGGCGAGCAGGGCCGCGGCTTCGGCGTCGTCGCCGGCGAGGTGCGGGCCCTGGCCGACGAGGGCCGGCAGGCCACCGCCCGCGTCGGGGCGTTGCTCGGTGAGATCCAGCAGGGCGCCACCACGGCGGTGATGGCCACCGAAGATGGCATGAAGAGCGTGGCCGAGGGCGTGCGGCGCGTCGAGGAGGCCGGCCAGACCATCGCCGAGCTCGCCGAGACCGTCCGCGCCGCCACGCTCGCCGCCGAGCAGATCGCCGCTTCCTCGAGCCAGCAGGCGGTGGCCACCAGCCAGATCGACGAGGGGATGCGCAACATCGACCAGGTGATGGAGCAGAACGTGGCGTCGGCGCGCCAGATGGAGCAGGCCGCCCGAGCGCTGGACGGCATCGCCGACCGCCTCAAGGCGCTCGTGGGAGCGGACTCCGTTGGCCGCTGA
- a CDS encoding chemotaxis protein CheW, with the protein MPLVILEVIGRRVALVAEAVIEVLPIVWVSPLPKAPPVVEGVIDFRGKVVPVLDLRARFGRPSSPPVLNEHLVVVKVAGRKLALHVDRAVGLETVPAEDIDSAALPEVDYAAGVARLANDLLLVHDLGAFLWADEGLALDAALAESGRPLSKAQ; encoded by the coding sequence GTGCCTCTTGTGATCCTGGAGGTCATTGGCCGGCGAGTGGCGCTTGTCGCCGAGGCAGTCATTGAGGTCCTGCCGATCGTGTGGGTCAGTCCGTTGCCGAAAGCCCCCCCCGTGGTGGAGGGGGTCATCGACTTCCGGGGCAAGGTCGTGCCCGTACTCGATCTCCGTGCGCGCTTTGGCCGGCCGTCCTCTCCTCCGGTGCTGAACGAACACCTTGTCGTCGTGAAGGTCGCCGGCCGGAAGCTCGCACTCCACGTCGACCGCGCCGTCGGCCTGGAGACCGTGCCGGCGGAGGACATCGACTCCGCGGCGTTGCCGGAGGTCGACTACGCCGCCGGGGTGGCCCGGCTCGCCAACGACCTGCTCCTCGTGCACGACTTGGGAGCGTTCCTGTGGGCCGACGAGGGGCTGGCGCTCGACGCCGCGCTGGCCGAGTCGGGACGTCCCTTGAGCAAGGCGCAATGA
- a CDS encoding protein-glutamate O-methyltransferase CheR produces MKGRAALVGYVEERSGLAFAGVQLPRMTEALEESAARRGQVADAAYQAVLEQDETAFDELMDALTVPETHFFREASAVALLQEVALPAVAQGRPAGGIGVWCVGCASGEEAYTVAMAASEVELGDQVRILGTDVSPRALAKAERAVYGRWSLRGVDEDRRRLFVADGPRYRVSESIRGQVRFRVMNLLAGPPGRFEIVLCRNMLIYFTAEAVQRAAAVLHAALRPGGWLFTGASDPLLTVPGLDRVATPHGVAYRRAADAPAGPPVAQAGANRSTALPRRAIPEGARAPMPVPHPPRSPARIPSVEEGARGEEAPAGAERANGHDPLDALGWYVTAAVHLEAGRPADAVAAARAALFLHPGLSGAAALLHHARRALAGPR; encoded by the coding sequence ATGAAAGGCCGGGCAGCGCTCGTCGGCTACGTGGAGGAGCGGTCGGGGCTCGCGTTTGCCGGCGTCCAGCTGCCGCGAATGACCGAGGCCCTGGAAGAGTCCGCCGCGCGGAGGGGCCAGGTAGCCGACGCCGCCTACCAGGCCGTGCTCGAGCAGGACGAGACGGCCTTCGACGAGCTCATGGATGCGCTCACTGTCCCCGAGACGCACTTCTTCCGGGAGGCGTCCGCGGTTGCGCTCCTGCAGGAGGTTGCGCTGCCGGCGGTCGCTCAGGGGCGGCCGGCCGGGGGGATCGGGGTGTGGTGCGTCGGCTGCGCCAGCGGGGAAGAGGCCTACACCGTCGCCATGGCCGCAAGCGAAGTCGAACTCGGCGACCAGGTACGGATCCTTGGCACGGACGTGTCGCCGCGGGCGCTCGCCAAAGCGGAAAGAGCGGTGTACGGGCGCTGGTCGCTGCGGGGGGTCGACGAGGATCGCCGCCGCTTGTTCGTGGCTGACGGTCCCCGCTACCGGGTCAGCGAATCCATCCGCGGCCAGGTCCGGTTCCGCGTGATGAACCTCCTTGCGGGTCCCCCTGGCCGGTTCGAGATCGTGCTGTGCCGCAACATGCTGATCTACTTCACCGCGGAGGCCGTGCAGCGCGCGGCCGCGGTGCTGCATGCTGCGCTGCGCCCCGGCGGCTGGCTGTTTACCGGGGCGTCGGACCCCCTGCTGACGGTGCCCGGTCTGGACCGTGTCGCGACCCCTCATGGCGTCGCCTACCGGCGGGCCGCCGACGCCCCCGCCGGACCACCCGTCGCGCAGGCGGGGGCCAACCGCTCCACTGCCCTCCCGCGCAGGGCGATCCCCGAGGGGGCGCGGGCCCCGATGCCCGTGCCGCATCCACCGCGATCTCCAGCTCGCATCCCGTCAGTGGAGGAGGGCGCGCGCGGCGAGGAAGCGCCGGCCGGCGCCGAAAGAGCGAACGGGCACGACCCGCTCGACGCCCTGGGGTGGTATGTCACCGCCGCGGTCCACCTCGAGGCCGGCCGCCCAGCCGACGCGGTCGCGGCGGCGCGCGCGGCCCTTTTCCTCCATCCGGGGCTCAGCGGCGCTGCGGCCCTCCTGCACCACGCCCGGCGCGCCCTGGCGGGACCCCGGTGA
- the coaE gene encoding dephospho-CoA kinase (Dephospho-CoA kinase (CoaE) performs the final step in coenzyme A biosynthesis.) has translation MFLVGLTGGIASGKTEVSERFVMAGAELVDADAIAREILLPGEEAYRKVVDHFGSDILDDEGFIDRAALGDIVFHDPSKRAVLNELTHPPVIARIADALEVLTAYDGVVVLDVPLLVETGMERGSEAVVVVACDPETQIQRLVEHRGLSEGEARARLASQAPLEAKLSVATHVIWNDGTLDELHARADEVAADLAGKAREKAVAESKGVPND, from the coding sequence GTGTTCCTCGTCGGGTTGACCGGCGGCATCGCCTCCGGCAAGACCGAGGTCAGCGAGCGGTTCGTGATGGCGGGCGCCGAGCTCGTCGACGCCGACGCGATCGCGCGCGAGATTCTGCTGCCCGGCGAGGAGGCCTACCGCAAGGTCGTCGACCACTTCGGCTCCGACATCCTCGACGACGAGGGGTTCATCGACCGGGCGGCGCTCGGCGACATCGTCTTCCACGACCCGTCGAAGCGTGCCGTCCTGAACGAGCTGACCCACCCCCCCGTCATCGCGCGCATCGCCGACGCGCTCGAGGTCCTGACCGCCTACGACGGCGTCGTGGTCCTCGACGTGCCGCTGCTCGTCGAGACCGGCATGGAGCGCGGGTCCGAGGCCGTCGTCGTGGTCGCCTGCGACCCGGAGACCCAGATCCAGCGACTCGTCGAGCATCGGGGCCTGAGCGAGGGGGAGGCCCGGGCACGGCTGGCCTCCCAGGCGCCCCTCGAGGCCAAGCTCAGCGTCGCCACGCACGTCATCTGGAACGACGGCACCCTCGACGAGCTCCACGCGCGCGCCGACGAGGTCGCCGCCGACCTGGCGGGCAAGGCGCGGGAGAAGGCGGTCGCGGAGAGCAAGGGCGTCCCGAACGACTGA
- the rpsA gene encoding 30S ribosomal protein S1 has product MTTDDTTSPDAAAQASTSTSLATAPRAERERGEQIILEEFGSREEFEKALEATIKEFDDGSIVEGVIVKVDPEECLLDIGYKSEGVIPSRELSIKHDIDPHEVVAVGDVIEALVLQKEDKDGRLILSKKRAQYERAWGKIEEIYQNDSTVTGTVIEVVKGGLILDIGLRGFLPASLVEMRRVRDLHPFVGRELECKVIELDKNRNNVVLSRRKFLEETQSEFRKEFLETLQKGEVRKGTVSSIVNFGAFVDLGGVDGLVHVSELSWKHIDHPGEVVEVGQEVEVEVLDVDLSRERVSLSLKATQEDPWRQFARQHYVGEFIEGRVTKLVPFGAFVKVEEGIEGLVHISELAEAHVELPEQVAKVNDPVTVKIIDIDDARRRISLSLKQAVKAGFGTEPEIEQEPSYAAAAEPASGDAPSGAVGAALSAALQQRSDAEAEQSSASGLTLEDVVADLRGDVEGAPTGDAGTDEGEPAAEGEPAAEGATAEDGTAEDATAEDATAEDAQAGSPEQAGADQPAEPEPDARPGAGEPG; this is encoded by the coding sequence ATGACCACCGACGACACGACTTCCCCGGACGCTGCCGCCCAAGCGTCCACCAGTACCTCCCTCGCCACCGCCCCACGAGCAGAACGGGAGCGCGGTGAGCAGATCATCCTCGAGGAGTTCGGTTCCCGTGAGGAGTTCGAGAAAGCCCTCGAGGCCACGATCAAGGAGTTCGACGACGGCAGCATCGTCGAGGGGGTCATCGTCAAGGTCGACCCCGAGGAGTGCCTGCTCGACATCGGCTACAAGTCCGAGGGCGTCATCCCCTCGCGTGAGCTGTCGATCAAGCACGACATCGACCCCCACGAGGTCGTCGCCGTCGGGGACGTCATCGAGGCGCTCGTCCTTCAGAAGGAGGACAAGGACGGCCGCCTCATCCTGTCGAAGAAGCGCGCCCAGTACGAGCGGGCCTGGGGCAAGATCGAGGAGATCTACCAGAACGACTCGACGGTCACCGGCACCGTCATCGAGGTTGTGAAGGGCGGCCTCATCCTCGACATCGGGCTGCGGGGCTTCCTGCCCGCCTCGCTCGTGGAGATGCGCAGGGTCCGCGACCTCCACCCCTTCGTCGGCCGCGAGCTCGAGTGCAAGGTCATCGAGCTCGACAAGAACCGCAACAACGTCGTCCTGTCCCGCCGCAAGTTCCTCGAGGAGACGCAGAGCGAGTTCCGCAAGGAGTTCCTCGAGACGTTGCAGAAGGGCGAGGTGCGCAAGGGCACCGTGTCGTCGATCGTGAACTTCGGCGCGTTCGTGGACCTCGGCGGCGTCGACGGCCTCGTGCACGTCTCCGAGCTGTCCTGGAAGCACATCGACCACCCCGGCGAGGTCGTCGAGGTCGGCCAGGAGGTCGAGGTCGAGGTCCTTGACGTCGACCTGTCGCGGGAGCGGGTCTCGCTCAGCCTCAAGGCCACCCAGGAGGACCCCTGGCGGCAGTTCGCCCGCCAGCACTACGTCGGGGAGTTCATCGAGGGGCGGGTCACGAAGCTCGTGCCGTTCGGGGCGTTCGTCAAGGTCGAGGAGGGCATCGAGGGGCTCGTGCACATCTCCGAGCTCGCCGAGGCGCACGTCGAGCTGCCCGAGCAGGTCGCCAAGGTCAACGACCCGGTGACCGTGAAGATCATCGACATCGACGACGCGCGCCGGCGCATCTCCCTGTCGCTCAAGCAGGCGGTGAAGGCCGGCTTCGGGACGGAGCCCGAGATCGAGCAGGAGCCGTCCTACGCCGCCGCTGCGGAGCCCGCCTCCGGCGACGCGCCGAGCGGCGCCGTCGGTGCGGCGCTCTCCGCGGCGCTGCAGCAGCGCTCCGACGCCGAAGCCGAACAGTCCTCGGCCTCCGGGCTGACGCTCGAGGACGTCGTCGCGGACCTCCGTGGTGACGTCGAGGGAGCCCCCACCGGCGACGCGGGGACTGACGAGGGCGAGCCCGCTGCCGAGGGCGAGCCCGCTGCCGAGGGCGCGACAGCCGAGGACGGGACCGCCGAGGACGCGACCGCCGAGGACGCGACCGCCGAGGACGCGCAGGCGGGGTCGCCCGAGCAGGCAGGTGCCGACCAGCCGGCGGAGCCAGAGCCCGACGCTCGGCCGGGGGCTGGCGAGCCGGGCTAG
- the uvrB gene encoding excinuclease ABC subunit UvrB → MAAAPARTGARPFDVVSEFAPAGDQPRAVEGVAEAVARGETDIVLLGVTGSGKTFTASKIVEAVQKPTLVIAPNKTLAAQLAGEFREFFPRNAVEYFVSYYDYYQPEAYIPSTDTYIEKDSSINDEVERLRHRATMALLTRSDVLIVASVSCIYGLGSPQEYGKHVLRLVEGEDSDFDGVLRKLVDLLYERNELNFVRGKFRVRGDTLEVQPADSELAYRVEFFGDTVDRITRLDPLTGEIVSQVPEAWIFPNSHYVASPERMQRAITTIEEELRERLAELERANKLLEAQRLRMRTNYDLEMMREIGFCSGIENYSRHIDGRARGEAPHTLLDYFPDDFLLIVDESHVTIPQIGGMYEGDRSRKETLVEHGFRLPSALDNRPLRFEEFRARVPRTLHVSATPGPFERRVATTVVEQVIRPTGLVDPEVVVRPTKGQIDDLIAEIRGRAEVDQRVLVTTLTKKMAEDLTDYLLESGVRVRYLHSEIDTVQRIEILRELRLGEFDALVGINLLREGLDLPEVSLVAILDADKEGFLRSETSLIQTIGRAARNVAGQVIMYADDVTESMRRAIDETNRRRKLQMDFNAANGIDPQTIRKKVGDIIQMARAAEAGMPYKAAVPDLKRRRRRGGADTPDVSELPQEDLAKLIQSLTDEMHDASADLRFEYAARLRDEIADLKRELRAMREGML, encoded by the coding sequence ATGGCCGCCGCACCCGCCCGCACGGGCGCCCGCCCCTTCGACGTCGTGAGCGAGTTCGCGCCCGCCGGCGACCAGCCCCGGGCCGTCGAGGGCGTCGCAGAGGCGGTCGCCCGCGGCGAGACCGACATCGTCCTGCTGGGCGTCACCGGGTCCGGCAAGACGTTCACGGCGAGCAAGATCGTCGAGGCCGTCCAGAAGCCGACCCTCGTGATCGCCCCGAACAAGACGCTCGCGGCCCAGCTCGCCGGGGAGTTCCGGGAGTTCTTCCCCCGAAACGCCGTCGAGTACTTCGTCAGCTACTACGACTACTACCAGCCCGAGGCGTACATCCCCTCGACCGACACCTACATCGAGAAGGACAGCTCCATCAACGACGAGGTGGAGCGGTTGCGCCACCGCGCGACCATGGCGCTGCTCACGCGCTCCGACGTGCTCATCGTCGCGAGCGTGTCGTGCATCTACGGCCTCGGCTCGCCCCAGGAGTACGGCAAGCACGTCCTGCGACTCGTCGAGGGGGAGGACAGCGACTTCGACGGCGTCCTGCGCAAGCTCGTCGACCTCCTCTACGAACGTAACGAGCTCAACTTCGTGCGGGGCAAGTTCCGGGTGCGCGGCGACACGCTCGAGGTGCAGCCGGCCGACTCCGAGCTCGCCTACCGCGTGGAGTTCTTCGGCGACACCGTCGACCGCATCACCCGGCTCGACCCCCTGACCGGCGAGATCGTCAGCCAGGTGCCCGAGGCGTGGATCTTCCCGAACTCCCACTACGTCGCGAGCCCCGAGCGGATGCAGCGGGCCATCACGACCATCGAGGAGGAGCTGCGGGAGCGGCTCGCGGAGCTCGAGCGGGCGAACAAGCTGCTCGAGGCTCAGCGGCTGCGCATGCGCACGAACTACGACCTCGAGATGATGCGGGAGATCGGGTTCTGCTCGGGTATCGAGAACTACTCGCGCCACATCGACGGGCGGGCGCGCGGTGAGGCGCCGCACACCCTCCTCGACTACTTCCCCGACGACTTCCTGCTCATCGTCGACGAGTCGCATGTGACGATCCCCCAGATCGGTGGCATGTACGAAGGCGACCGCTCACGCAAGGAGACGCTCGTCGAGCACGGCTTCCGGCTGCCGAGCGCGCTCGACAACCGGCCGCTGCGCTTCGAGGAGTTCCGCGCGCGCGTCCCCCGGACGCTCCACGTCTCCGCGACCCCCGGCCCGTTCGAACGGCGCGTCGCGACGACCGTCGTCGAGCAGGTCATCCGCCCGACGGGTCTCGTCGACCCGGAGGTGGTCGTGCGCCCCACGAAGGGCCAGATCGACGACCTCATCGCCGAGATCCGCGGGCGCGCGGAGGTCGACCAGCGGGTGCTCGTCACGACGCTCACGAAGAAGATGGCCGAGGACCTCACCGACTACCTCCTCGAGTCGGGTGTCCGGGTGCGCTACCTCCACTCGGAGATCGACACCGTGCAGCGCATCGAGATCCTCCGCGAGCTGCGCCTCGGCGAGTTCGACGCGCTCGTCGGCATCAACCTCCTGCGCGAGGGCCTCGACCTGCCGGAGGTGTCGCTCGTGGCGATCCTCGACGCGGACAAGGAGGGGTTCCTGCGCAGCGAGACGTCGCTCATCCAGACCATCGGCCGCGCCGCCCGCAACGTCGCCGGACAGGTCATCATGTACGCCGACGACGTCACCGAGTCGATGCGCCGCGCGATCGACGAGACGAACCGCCGCCGCAAGCTCCAGATGGACTTCAACGCCGCCAACGGCATCGACCCCCAGACGATCCGCAAGAAGGTCGGCGACATCATCCAGATGGCCCGGGCCGCCGAGGCGGGCATGCCCTACAAGGCCGCGGTTCCCGACCTCAAGCGCCGTCGCCGGCGCGGCGGCGCGGACACGCCCGACGTCAGCGAGCTGCCGCAGGAGGATCTCGCCAAGCTCATCCAGTCGCTCACCGACGAGATGCACGACGCCTCCGCCGACCTGCGGTTCGAGTACGCCGCCCGCCTCCGCGACGAGATCGCGGACCTGAAGCGCGAGCTCCGCGCCATGCGTGAGGGCATGCTCTGA
- a CDS encoding chemotaxis protein CheW codes for MAAEPPPEPPPEAVMEALKIRARRLAEPTPHTRAKAVELLVFSVGDARLAAPADRVREILTPGATARLPTSGQALVGLRAARGAVVVLADPSILLGVGGDAPPSGERFAVVLDHPVAPVGVLTDRVDGVLITFGGIRPAPDDPLLAGITADGALVLDVDAVLADPRLASEPLP; via the coding sequence ATGGCGGCTGAACCGCCACCTGAACCGCCACCTGAGGCGGTGATGGAGGCGCTCAAGATTCGCGCCCGCCGGCTTGCCGAACCCACCCCCCACACCCGCGCGAAGGCCGTCGAGCTGCTCGTCTTCTCCGTGGGCGACGCCCGCCTCGCCGCGCCGGCCGATCGGGTGCGGGAAATCCTCACCCCCGGCGCCACCGCCCGTCTTCCGACGAGTGGGCAGGCGCTGGTGGGGCTGCGCGCCGCGCGCGGCGCGGTCGTGGTCCTCGCCGACCCGTCGATCCTGCTGGGGGTGGGCGGCGACGCACCTCCCTCCGGCGAGCGTTTCGCTGTCGTCCTCGACCACCCCGTCGCACCGGTAGGCGTCCTGACCGACCGCGTCGACGGAGTGCTCATCACCTTCGGGGGTATACGACCGGCTCCCGACGACCCTCTGCTGGCGGGCATCACCGCCGACGGTGCTCTCGTACTCGACGTGGATGCGGTCCTGGCCGACCCGCGGCTGGCCAGCGAACCCCTGCCCTGA